Proteins from a single region of Kluyveromyces lactis strain NRRL Y-1140 chromosome C complete sequence:
- the PKH1 gene encoding serine/threonine protein kinase PKH1 (similar to uniprot|Q12236 YOL100W Saccharomyces cerevisiae YOL100W PKH2 Serine/threonine protein kinase involved in sphingolipid-mediated signaling pathway that controls endocytosis) gives MSSEDSFNKPIIPTSGSARSVMHRPTPPPIPMELSHPPLPTIRTTDDLSNLSEMKPFGKPNPPVLTKALTDVDNFISLDPKYLNRRNDSLSSVETIDSTRDDNISIPKELPISESMQRRQKEWADRGAAMIVKDVPDKQTGKITKQVIKKGINDFKFGETLGDGSYSTVLLATSIESNKKYAVKILNKEYLIKQKKVKYVNIEKNTLQRLKNTKGIISLYFTFQDESSLYFLLEYAPNGDLLSLMRKHGSVNEKCTQYYAAQIIDALGFMHDKGVIHRDLKPENILLDVDMKVKLTDFGTARLLDSTSEDDLKYDLLTRSNSFVGTAEYVSPELLNDNYVDFRCDIWAFGCILFQMIAGKPPFKANNEYLTFQKVMKVQFAFTAGFPMTVRDLVKNILIKNPERRLLINQIKAHQFFADVNFGNGSVWDKDPPELGPYKVSARALQSSVPKVASSPAINPIHEPVRQSSVSPKITPKNTTTAQRPNGDTTSTTTKRELDPRTQRILNNVKKEISQRNHRRAALKPSQQYSGSPSQGDITPNPATAAAAALQQIKQPLNETTAKSSTSSAGSGRSQRKPSGSNRSASTNSSSSKSAPPSSSSNIRKISSDLSPMSKLDIMWSYYLKNIQERVIKMGEINVTTLKNQSLEAKISKSKLSLLDADGRVQKKNTLLTQVVRGGGNVTGFRQENSNLVEHDFYSEYLIDPENVEASYRKQSGADEASHEGMSKLKHFFSKAPDAPAEFIAQSEYIKRMCVITTFGRCLLFARKNKINQNSNLFYDLEYEIDLSQLGVRIKEVVPEKKTSSKDIFVVQTPFKTFVFQTDESDTLVWLHSLTSAIKSKNERFTNNETSINPIANKAALLAEQEAETQLNGYKTTKTPFLTKRRSSFTSQRQKQNNNGKLGTRPISSGSRMLSRSEQIFRTNK, from the coding sequence ATGTCTTCTGAAGATTCTTTTAACAAACCCATTATACCTACGTCAGGATCTGCCAGATCTGTTATGCATAGACCAACGCCACCTCCAATTCCGATGGAACTATCACATCCTCCTCTACCCACTATCAGAACGACAGATGATTTATCTAACCTCTCAGAAATGAAGCCATTTGGGAAGCCGAATCCTCCTGTTTTAACTAAAGCATTAACAGACGTTGACAATTTTATCTCTTTGGATCCGAAGTATTTGAACAGAAGAAACGACTCTCTGTCTTCAGTCGAAACAATTGATTCCACGCGAGATGATAACATTTCAATACCTAAGGAATTACCCATTAGCGAATCAATGCAGCGTAGGCAGAAGGAATGGGCAGATCGTGGTGCTGCAATGATAGTGAAGGATGTTCCGGATAAGCAAACAGGGAAAATCACAAAGCAAGTCATCAAAAAGGGGattaatgatttcaaatttggaGAAACGTTAGGTGATGGATCTTATTCAACAGTGCTGCTTGcaacttcaattgaaagtaataaaaaatatgcggtcaaaattttgaataaagaatACCTCATCAAACAGAAAAAGGTAAAATACgttaatattgaaaagaataccTTGCAGAGGTTGAAGAATACCAAAGGAATCATCTCTTTATATTTTACCTTCCAGGATGAATCCTCTCTATACTTTTTGTTGGAATATGCACCAAATGGCGATTTATTATCTCTTATGAGAAAGCATGGTTCAgtcaatgaaaaatgtaCACAGTACTATGCAGCACAAATAATCGATGCATTAGGTTTCATGCATGACAAGGGAGTTATACATAGAGACTTGAAACCAGAAAATATCTTGTTAGACGTTGATATGAAAGTCAAGTTAACTGATTTTGGTACTGCAAGGCTTCTAGATAGTACTTCGGAGGATGACCTTAAGTACGATCTGTTGACAAGATCTAACTCCTTTGTTGGCACAGCAGAATATGTATCACCAGAATTGTTGAATGATAACTACGTTGATTTTAGGTGTGACATTTGGGCATTTGGTTGCATTCTTTTCCAAATGATAGCCGGGAAACCGCCATTTAAGGCGAACAATGAATATTTGACATTCCAGAAGGTAATGAAAGTTCAATTTGCTTTTACCGCTGGCTTCCCAATGACTGTGAGAGATTTGGTGAAAAATATTCTAATTAAAAACCCAGAAAGAAGATTGCTGATCAATCAAATTAAAGCTCACCAGTTTTTCGCCGATGTAAACTTCGGTAACGGCTCAGTTTGGGATAAAGACCCCCCAGAACTTGGTCCATACAAGGTTTCCGCCCGTGCTTTGCAATCCTCGGTACCGAAGGTGGCCTCGTCTCCGGCTATTAATCCAATTCATGAACCTGTTCGACAAAGCTCAGTATCACCGAAGATAACCCCTAAAAACACGACAACAGCACAAAGGCCAAATGGTGACACGACATCCACCACAACAAAACGTGAGTTAGACCCTAGAACACAGCGGATTTTGAATAATgttaaaaaagaaatttctcAGCGGAACCACAGACGGGCTGCCCTTAAACCATCACAACAATACTCCGGCTCTCCAAGCCAAGGTGATATCACTCCTAATCCtgcaacagcagcagcagcagctcTTCAGCAAATTAAGCAACCATTAAATGAAACGACAGcaaaatcttcaacttcttctgcGGGTTCTGGAAGAAGTCAAAGGAAACCTAGTGGCTCCAACCGCAGTGCAAGTacaaattcatcatcatccaaGTCTGCTCCTCCTTCATCGTCTTCTAATATCAGAAAAATATCGTCCGATTTATCTCCAATGAGTAAATTAGATATAATGTGGTCGTACTACttaaaaaatatacaagAACGTGTGATAAAGATGGGGGAGATCAATGTTACCACGCTCAAAAACCAAAGTCTTGAAGCGAAGATTAGCAAGTCAAAGCTCTCCCTCTTAGATGCAGACGGAAGGGTgcagaaaaaaaatactcTACTGACTCAAGTTGTTAGAGGAGGCGGAAATGTAACTGGCTTTCGTCAAGAGAACTCAAACTTGGTTGAGCATGACTTTTATAGTGAGTATCTGATTGATCCTGAAAATGTTGAAGCGAGCTATCGTAAGCAATCTGGCGCAGATGAGGCTTCGCATGAGGGTATgtcaaaattgaaacatttcttttcaaaggcACCTGATGCACCTGCAGAATTTATCGCACAATCAGAATATATTAAAAGAATGTGTGTAATAACGACATTCGGAAGGTGCCTTTTATTTGCtagaaaaaacaaaattaatcaaaattcaaacctttTCTATGATCTAGAATATGAGATAGATTTGTCACAGTTAGGTGTTCGCATAAAGGAGGTTGTACCAGAGAAGAAGACAAGTTCGAAAGATATCTTCGTTGTACAGACGCCATTCAAAACATTTGTATTTCAAACGGACGAATCAGATACCCTGGTATGGTTGCATTCCCTAACTTCAGCGATTAAAAgcaaaaatgaaagattcaCTAATAATGAAACATCAATCAATCCCATTGCTAACAAAGCGGCATTACTAGCTGAGCAGGAAGCCGAAACACAACTTAATGGGTATAAAACTACAAAAACTCCTTTCCTCACTAAAAGAAGGTCCAGTTTTACCTCACAGAgacaaaaacaaaacaataacGGGAAGCTGGGTACAAGACCAATATCAAGTGGATCTAGAATGCTTTCCCGGAGCGAGCAAATCTTTAGAACAAACAAATGA
- the IZH1 gene encoding PAQR-type receptor (similar to uniprot|Q6Q557 Saccharomyces cerevisiae YDR492W IZH1 Membrane protein involved in zinc metabolism member of the four-protein IZH family transcription is regulated directly by Zap1p expression induced by zinc deficiency and fatty acids deletion increases sensitivity to elevated zinc) has product MSATTTIRHRRSISEKLEQLTPVAISSTIKRLYRYSELPEWQQDNDKIITGYIRETKSVKECVKSLFLFHNESINIYSHLVPTITYLVLLVGLADMFLVPQFPNSTMMQSVMIHFFLLGSVLCLGCSSFFHCLKQHSESHCHIWSKVDYMGIIIMITCSIISLLYYGFHDHIFHFKCFTVFTVILGTICTVFALHDKFNSKTFRPFRAMFYVTFGLSGIVPIVTGFWKFGAYEAIRRVQLKYVLLEAMFYIAGAVIYGFRFPEVLAPGKFDFVGHSHQIFHIMVVLGSICHFRAILGSYVFMHTGMHHSSFVFIR; this is encoded by the coding sequence ATGAGTGCTACTACGACTATCAGACACAGGAGATCTATTTCTGAAAAATTAGAGCAGTTAACTCCTGTTGCAATTTCAAGCACGATAAAAAGGTTATACAGATATAGTGAACTTCCTGAATGGCAACAAGACAATGATAAGATTATTACAGGGTATATCCGTGAAACTAAAAGTGTAAAGGAATGTGTCAAATCGTTATTCTTATTCCATAATGAATCGATAAACATTTACTCTCATTTGGTCCCGACTATTACGTATTTGGTGCTCCTTGTTGGATTAGCAGATATGTTTCTCGTCCCTCAATTTCCAAACTCTACTATGATGCAAAGTGTTATGATCCATTTCTTCCTATTGGGTTCGGTGCTGTGCTTAGGATGCAGCAGCTTTTTCCATTGCTTAAAGCAGCACTCCGAATCGCATTGTCATATCTGGTCTAAAGTGGACTACATGGGAATCATTATTATGATTACGTGTTCCATTATCTCATTGTTATACTATGGATTCCACGACCacattttccatttcaaatGTTTCACCGTATTCACCGTTATTCTGGGAACTATCTGCACTGTGTTTGCACTACACGACAAATTTAACTCAAAGACTTTTAGACCCTTCAGAGCAATGTTTTACGTGACATTCGGTTTGAGTGGGATAGTTCCAATTGTTACTGGGTTTTGGAAATTTGGTGCATATGAGGCCATTCGCAGAGTTCAATTGAAGTATGTTTTGTTAGAAGCGATGTTCTATATTGCCGGTGCAGTGATTTACGGGTTCAGGTTCCCAGAAGTGTTAGCGCCTGGGAAATTTGATTTCGTCGGACACTCacatcaaatatttcatatAATGGTGGTTTTAGGCTCCATCTGTCATTTCAGAGCCATCCTCGGATCTTATGTTTTCATGCATACTGGTATGCATCACTCGAGCTTTGTCTTCATAAGATGA
- a CDS encoding uncharacterized protein (no similarity) codes for MAHATSYNVFMLPDLEAYVHGIKFKSKLKKWSKSQGFKDLSPDNLKEWCTDSFVLDSLLKVNRYKSSPINSPISPLTPDISSMAWKVPPCRGNLLDDYKQSSTYKYRDFKKYYHNSDDSLNDNFNHRRTKFKRFWHKIKGHKNETFANSYKSSEVSTRQNRSMKLTTTKVLQPTGCKNGDDHKNQSLLYNRKCKGSTNVLRLLELI; via the coding sequence ATGGCACACGCAACCTCTTACAATGTCTTCATGTTGCCAGATTTAGAGGCATACGTCCATGGGATCAAATTCAAGagcaaattgaagaaatggagCAAATCACAGGGGTTCAAAGACCTTTCACCTGATAACTTAAAGGAATGGTGCACGGATAGTTTTGTACTCGATTCCTTGTTAAAGGTGAACAGGTATAAATCCAGTCCTATAAATTCACCAATTTCACCATTGACTCCGGATATCTCATCAATGGCGTGGAAGGTCCCTCCTTGTAGAGGTAATCTCTTGGATGACTACAAGCAGTCATCTACTTACAAATACAGAGATTTTAAGAAATATTATCACAATAGTGACGATTCTCTGAATGACAATTTTAATCATCGGAGgaccaaattcaaaagattttgGCACAAGATAAAGGGACATAAAAACGAGACTTTTGCAAATAGTTATAAAAGCAGTGAAGTATCTACAAGGCAGAATCGTTCCATGAAACTAACTACTACGAAAGTACTTCAACCAACCGGTTGTAAAAATGGAGATGATCATAAGAATCAATCTTTGCTGTACAATCGAAAGTGCAAGGGCTCAACAAATGTGTTGAGATTACTTGAACTAATATAA
- the MZM1 gene encoding Mzm1p (similar to uniprot|Q03429 YDR493W Saccharomyces cerevisiae YDR493W FMP36), whose protein sequence is MSQALGAYRNGLRAARVAFKGDLRMLMAARQQMRESMVNPPNPELPPDQQIKLMNDVAQFLRQNVVQGKRTKDDKYHLNIHKDTELGDNETIKTTKKTLAAQGGGCCGGGAGLYK, encoded by the coding sequence ATGTCTCAAGCGCTCGGAGCTTACAGAAACGGGTTGAGAGCCGCCCGCGTTGCTTTTAAAGGAGACTTGCGCATGCTAATGGCAGCAAGACAACAGATGAGAGAAAGCATGGTCAATCCACCAAATCCAGAGCTTCCACCTGATCAACAGATCAAGCTTATGAACGATGTTGCACAGTTTCTAAGACAAAATGTCGTTCAAGGTAAGAGGACTAAGGATGACAAATATCACTTGAACATCCATAAGGACACTGAATTGGGTGACAACGAAACTATCAAGACTACTAAAAAGACACTGGCGGCCCAAGGTGGCGGTTGTtgtggtggtggtgctgGCTTGTACAAATAG